The Balneola vulgaris DSM 17893 genome has a window encoding:
- a CDS encoding TraR/DksA family transcriptional regulator: protein MSDQKAPVNNSPFTSEELEHFKSALLDEQKKADEQIQELEQSLEDLESNLSDNTSSSAHHQGNLGSNEEQRETKYTLIEKQKAKLEKITVALDRMAAGNYGICVVTGNQIQKERLEAMPWAIHSIDAMQSDSNQEEKPPLHVEETSN from the coding sequence ATGTCAGATCAAAAAGCACCCGTCAATAACAGTCCTTTTACCTCTGAAGAACTTGAACACTTTAAATCAGCCTTACTCGACGAACAGAAAAAGGCCGATGAACAGATTCAAGAGTTAGAGCAATCTTTGGAGGATCTGGAAAGCAATTTGAGCGACAACACATCCTCTTCAGCCCACCATCAGGGAAATTTGGGGTCTAATGAAGAACAACGAGAAACCAAATACACTCTTATCGAAAAACAGAAAGCAAAGCTAGAGAAAATCACAGTTGCTCTAGACCGCATGGCTGCTGGTAATTATGGGATTTGTGTTGTAACTGGAAATCAAATCCAAAAAGAACGTTTAGAAGCTATGCCATGGGCAATCCATAGTATAGATGCCATGCAAAGCGATTCAAACCAAGAGGAAAAACCCCCTTTACACGTAGAAGAAACTTCAAATTAA
- a CDS encoding sodium:solute symporter family protein: MPFENLDYVVIAGYVVLLIVVAWIAKKRGQQSLDDYFAGGKDLPWWLVGVSMVATTFAADTPLAITGLVASQGVAGNWFWWSWMISGVITVFIYAKLWKRADVLTDCEFIELRYGGKPASFLRGFRALYFAFPFNCVIMGWVTVGMAKVMSVITGADQWQIILILYAMTAIYIAISGLWGVVVTDFIQFFIAMIGSIALAFFAVDHVGGLDALQTQLTAISDFDILSLNPFTNPKIMLTTALIWVGMAWWAAWYPGAEPGGGGYIAQRMFSAKDERNAVGGTLLFNIANYAIRPWPWILVALVSLVVFPELTDKEAGYPMMMAEVLPVGWFGLLCVAFLSAFVSTISTQLNWGTSYVINDFYARFIKKEEEFESREKAQKHYVFISRLATIAMAGIAIVVSYYFDSVKGGWEFILSLSAGIGGVMLLRWFWWRINAWSEITAMIVAFIGALIAKYFEFGFENGMIFTTSISTIAWLIATFVTKPESDETLTAFFAQVRPMGKGWKPFSNGIISHDSLKPALINVVISLMSILFFLYGMGEIFFGDWIAGVCFIIGGSIAVWKVARSV, encoded by the coding sequence ATGCCTTTTGAAAATCTGGATTATGTAGTAATTGCAGGGTACGTAGTACTTTTAATTGTAGTGGCTTGGATTGCCAAAAAACGAGGGCAGCAGTCGCTCGACGATTACTTTGCTGGTGGCAAAGACCTGCCATGGTGGTTAGTAGGGGTTTCTATGGTAGCTACTACTTTTGCCGCCGATACCCCATTAGCCATTACCGGATTAGTAGCCTCACAAGGGGTTGCTGGTAACTGGTTTTGGTGGAGCTGGATGATATCGGGGGTTATCACGGTTTTTATTTACGCTAAACTCTGGAAGCGAGCGGATGTACTCACCGATTGTGAATTTATTGAGCTTCGCTATGGCGGCAAACCTGCTAGTTTTTTAAGAGGATTTAGAGCGCTTTACTTCGCCTTTCCATTCAACTGTGTGATTATGGGTTGGGTTACGGTAGGAATGGCCAAAGTGATGTCTGTTATTACTGGCGCCGATCAATGGCAGATTATTTTGATTTTGTATGCAATGACGGCCATCTATATTGCTATATCGGGACTATGGGGAGTGGTTGTAACCGATTTTATTCAGTTTTTCATTGCCATGATAGGCTCCATCGCCCTTGCCTTTTTCGCCGTTGATCATGTAGGTGGCTTAGATGCCTTACAAACACAGCTCACGGCTATTTCAGATTTTGATATTCTAAGCTTAAACCCATTTACCAACCCTAAAATAATGTTGACAACTGCGTTAATATGGGTGGGGATGGCTTGGTGGGCGGCATGGTATCCCGGTGCGGAACCTGGAGGTGGTGGCTACATCGCACAGCGTATGTTCTCAGCTAAAGACGAACGCAACGCTGTTGGCGGTACTTTACTGTTTAATATTGCGAACTATGCCATTCGTCCATGGCCGTGGATTTTAGTAGCTCTCGTCTCGTTAGTGGTATTCCCAGAGCTAACCGACAAAGAAGCCGGCTACCCAATGATGATGGCTGAAGTGCTTCCCGTTGGCTGGTTCGGACTGTTATGCGTAGCATTTTTATCCGCATTTGTCTCTACTATATCTACTCAACTAAACTGGGGAACGAGCTACGTAATCAATGATTTCTATGCGCGATTCATCAAAAAAGAAGAAGAATTTGAATCCAGAGAAAAAGCTCAGAAGCACTATGTGTTTATCTCAAGACTTGCCACTATTGCTATGGCAGGAATTGCCATTGTTGTATCGTACTACTTCGATTCTGTGAAAGGTGGATGGGAGTTTATTCTCTCATTAAGTGCAGGTATTGGCGGGGTGATGCTATTGCGTTGGTTCTGGTGGAGAATCAATGCATGGAGTGAAATCACGGCTATGATTGTGGCTTTTATAGGGGCCCTCATTGCCAAGTATTTTGAATTTGGCTTCGAAAATGGAATGATCTTCACGACCTCTATTTCCACAATTGCTTGGCTCATCGCTACCTTTGTGACTAAACCCGAAAGTGATGAGACGTTGACGGCCTTTTTTGCTCAAGTTCGTCCTATGGGTAAAGGATGGAAACCTTTTTCGAATGGTATCATCTCGCATGATAGTTTAAAACCTGCCTTAATTAATGTGGTAATCTCATTAATGAGCATTTTATTCTTCCTATATGGTATGGGTGAAATCTTTTTCGGTGATTGGATCGCAGGTGTCTGTTTTATCATTGGCGGTAGTATTGCAGTGTGGAAAGTAGCACGTAGCGTTTAA